A part of Carassius carassius chromosome 4, fCarCar2.1, whole genome shotgun sequence genomic DNA contains:
- the si:dkey-112e17.1 gene encoding uncharacterized protein si:dkey-112e17.1: protein MGLRGLTRTGLYMTVCFLWMTGCFTQKVYFDCGAKVDVVDVQGLILSPGFPYNYSSGTHCVWQFFVPVGHQLIMEMFDFDVFESNNSPARYTTTSAATVDEEPNDGDSLTSKSLGSLKEPQSTHREDVKQVVIQEQSTKMEMTKVSNSAKMLSDSPSAPQASPPVENRNSISSQASRTASDFISTSPHTATETDDALSTETQPPLIDACPHDVLYISDLITFSSRFCGSRRPSSSQLMFGSDDDMVEVIMELITTTHWGRGFALLFHYQNQTQAATSEQQRSLVPSDSRTEALLGVVSGTVVFAVALAGILCVIFRPKLCAKGANASSSISSEVPEGVLNSAAELQMVSPNHLEQQSCTVNDNNNHTLNRSLSHTGSSVDGVCDVSEKAALEQFSSGLTELELGTDEVFVIASSPNSAQLPFSLHTQRDRFLRHSDTGTSRPFDWPTPDQALASVTKSSHAGSTNITRPRAWSVRTFQDLLPPLPQLHKKWCSWNSTSPFTKLVDSGLPSTATDTGRRKVLSDAPLHSPPNSCQSDSFMSNASYPLTQAAQCQRRLSSTSNLRRARFNTQCFGLLSGTSDSSKPQVNGITTSNTLFDTSGAPSSQLQVKGQISSIEDDHITVPVFAISEEEDRQPLVSAEHPKKPLRVNGQMFEGTKMPLLLKSQVPSIQPISLARGGRGGALKTQDPSALSS from the exons GTTTACTTTGATTGTGGTGCCAAGGTGGATGTTGTGGATGTGCAGGGCCTCATTCTGTCACCTGGCTTCCCATATAACTATTCATCTGGAACTCACTGTGTTTGGCAGTTCTTTGTACCTGTTGGTCATCAGCTAATCATGGAGAtgtttgattttgatgtttttgagaGTAACAACAGTCCTGCAAGGTATACCACCACATCTGCTGCCACTGTGGATGAGGAACCAAATGATGGTGACTCGCTGACATCAAAAAGCCTCGGGAGTCTAAAGGAACCCCAGTCCACACACAGAGAGGATGTCAAGCAAGTGGTGATCCAAGAGCAGTCCACCAAAATGGAAATGACCAAAGTTTCCAATTCTGCTAAAATGCTTTCTGATTCCCCCTCAGCTCCACAAGCATCTCCTCCAGTTGAAAACAGAAATTCTATTTCATCTCAGGCATCAAGAACAGCCAGTGACTTTATCTCTACAAGCCCACATACAGCCACAGAAACAGATGACGCTTTGAGCACTGAGACCCAGCCACCTTTGATTGATGCCTGTCCCCATGACGTCCTCTACATATCTGATCTCATCACCTTCTCCTCCCGATTCTGTGGCTCTAGACGTCCTTCTAGCAGCCAGCTGATGTTTGGGTCTGATGATGACATGGTGGAAGTCATTATGGAGTTGATTACCACTACTCACTGGGGCCGTGGTTTTGCTCTCCTCTTCCATTATCAGAATCAAACACAAGCAGCCACAAGTGAACAGCAGAGATCGCTAGTGCCCTCGGACAGCAGAACTGAGGCACTGCTCGGTGTTGTCAGTGGAACAGTTGTATTTGCTGTGGCCCTTGCTGGCATCCTCTGTGTTATTTTCAG GCCAAAACTATGCGCAAAAGGTGCCAATGCTTCCTCTTCCATCAGCTCAGAG GTTCCAGAAGGAGTGCTAAATTCAGCAGCAGAACTTCAGATGGTTTCTCCTAATCACTTGGAGCAGCAGTCGTGTACAGTGAACGACAACAACAACCATACCCTCAACCGCAGTCTGTCCCATACAG GGTCCTCAGTGGATGGAGTATGTGACGTGTCAGAGAAGGCCGCTCTAGAGCAGTTCTCCAGTGGTTTGACTGAATTAGAATTAGGCACAGATGAGGTTTTTGTCATCGCCTCTTCACCCAACTCAGCCCAACTGCCTTTCTCCCTTCATACA CAACGAGACCGTTTCCTGAGACACAGTGACACAGGAACCAGCCGCCCCTTTGACTGGCCGACTCCAGACCAAGCGCTGGCTTCTGTGACAAAGAGCAGCCATGCCGGATCGACAAACATCACACGACCACGAGCATGGAGCGTCCGAACCTTCCAGGATCTCCTTCCACCTCTTCCTCAACTCCATAAGAAATGGTGCAGCTGGAACTCAACAAGCCCATTCACAAAGCTGGTGGACAGC GGACTCCCAAGCACAGCTACAGACACTGGAAGACGAAAGGTCCTATCTGATGCTCCTCTTCATAGTCCTCCCAACAGCTGCCAGTCTGACTCCTTCATGAGTAACGCCTCGTATCCGCTGACTCAAGCCGCCCAGTGCCAGCGACGCCTCAGCTCCACCAGCAACCTCAGACGTGCACGTTTTAACACTCAATGCTTTGGCCTGCTCTCTGGCACGTCTGATTCCTCCAAACCACAAGTGAATGGAATTACAACCTCAAACACGCTCTTTGACACCAGCGGTGCCCCATCCAGCCAGctgcaggtcaaaggtcaaataTCAAGCATTGAAGATGACCACATCACTGTACCAGTGTTTGCAATCTCCGAAGAGGAAGACCGACAGCCTCTTGTGTCAGCAGAACATCCCAAGAAGCCTTTGAGAGTGAATGGACAGATGTTTGAAGGCACAAAGATGCCACTGCTATTGAAAAGCCAAGTTCCCAGCATCCAACCAATCTCTTTAGCGAGAGGAGGCCGTGGTGGTGCATTGAAGACGCAGGATCCTTCAGCTCTCTCTTCTTAA